The DNA region GTTGGCGAGACTTAGGCATGATCGGCGATGTTACCCGTCGGGCTCGAGCCGGAGGGTCGTCACCCCGCCGGCGTCGCGAGAGGCGCGCGCGGGCCTGAGCTCGCCGGAGACCCACAGCGAAGCCTGATCGTTCCACTGCGATGACGCCGGATTCCCGGACTGACCCGTCGGCAGCACGGACCGTGGGTGTTCGACGTCCGAGAGGTCCACGACCAGTCGCCACGACGGCGCGACGACGACGTCGAACCCCAGCCGTGCGTCGAAACTCGCCTGAAGGACGGTCTGTTCGTCGCCGCCGAGTTCCCGCTCCGCGGCGACGAACAGCGCCCCAAGACCCGGCATCCGGGCGAGCGGATGGGCGAACCGAACGCGATGAACGGCTCCCCATCTCCACGCCGCTCTGTCCACACCGAGGTCGGCTTCCAGAACCGCGAGCGCCTCGCGGAGCGCAACGCGTAGGAGCTCCGCCCAGCTCGAGTAACCACCGGCGATCCATGCCGGGACGTCGTCCTCGAGGAGTTGGAGGAGCGCACGACAGACGAACGCCTCGCGCCGTGCGAAGTACCGGTCGTGCGCCGCTCGGTTCGTTTCCGCATCGAGGACGATCCAGGCGATCCGCGACACCCAAGCGTTGAACACCGCCGCTGCGACGGAGTCCGCCCGCTGATCGCCCTTCCACGCGCGCAGCAGCTCGAGCGCCCACCGATCGTCGTCGCTGGACGGCTCGAACGCCGTCAGGCGTGGAACGAGCTCGCGTGCCGCGATCGACTCGGTATCGACCTGGAGGTCCGCGGCGTCGTCGACGCTCGTCTTCTCGGTCGCCTCGATCACCTCCACGATCCGGCGAGCGCGATGCGAGGTGTGGAAGTCGTGCCCGATCAGATGCGGATACGCGTCGTCGTGCGGACGGTTGTTCGCCGTAACGAGGTAGCCGCGCTCGGGGTTCTTCGACCACGGCAGCTCCTCGTACGGAACGAACCCATCCCACTCGTGCTCCGACGTCCATCCCGGCACGGGTACGGTGCCGTCGCCGTTCCGCCGTATTGGATACAGGCCCGTGAGCTGATATCCGATCGTCCCGTTCACGTCGGCGTACACGACGTTCTGTCCCGGACACGACAGCCCGCGCAACGATTTGCGGAACTCCTCGAAGCTTTCAGCGTTCGCGCCGTCGACGAGGGCCGATGGCTCCAACAGCCCTTCGGTCGCCGTCCATCGCAACGCGTACGCACGATCGAGCGGCACGTACTCGATGTTCGACACGCCGACCGTCTCGACCTCGAGGAGCGGACCGTGCCGTGTCTCGCGAACGTCGACGATCACCGGGTCGCCGCCCCGAACGGCGATCTCCTCGCGATGCACGACGACGGGTTCCCACGCGCCATCGAACTCGGCCGCCGAACGATCCTCGTTCAGCCGCTCCTCGGACAGGTCTTGAACATCCCCGCTCACGTTCGTGATGCCCCACGCGTGGTGCGGTGTCGCCCCGATCACGATCCCTGGCGCGAACGGGAACGCCACGCCACGCGCGTCGTAGCCGGGCGCATGGAGCTCGAGCTCGAACCACGCGGCAGGTTGCTGGACGAGCAGGTGAGGATCGTTCGCCAGCAGCGGCTTACCGCTTTCCGTCCGAGATCCCCTGACCACCCACGCGTTCGAGCCCTGGCCACCGACGTGCGGCAGCGCATCGAGCAACCGGCCGGCCAGACCGCCGGCGAGCACGTTCGGCGGATCCGACGGCGAGGGCGGCAGCAGCGCTCCGACGGCGTCCCGGCCGAAGCGCTCCGCGAGATGGACGCGGAGCAGTTCGCGGTCCCAGTTCCCTGAGAGTCCCCACGCGACGAACGCAAGGCCCGCCGCCCACGACCCGAGGTCCGTCGGCAGCTCCGGCGCGAACGCCAGCAGAGCGTGCTCGACCGGCGGCGCCGGCGAGGATGCCACGAACGCCCTGGCGCCTTCGACGAACCGCGTCACCATCGACCTCGACCGCTCGGTCCACCGTTCGGCCTCTTGCACACCGAGCCGGTTGAACCCCAGGACGCGGGCGAACCGATCCTGCGGAACCGTCAGGTCGCCGAAGACCTCCGACAGCCGCCCGTTGGCGGCGCGTAGCGCCGCGTCGATCTGGAACAGCCGGTCCGAGGCCGTGACGAACCCTTGCGCGAACCAAAGGTCGTCGAGCGACGCGGCGAAGATCGACGGGACGCCCCAGGAGTCGCGCTGAACCTCGACCGGATCCTGCAGGCCCGAGAGACGGATCGTCCCGTCGACCTGCGGCAGGGCCGCCTCTGCGGCGGCGCGCACCTCGTCCATGCAGATGGAATGATGCCCGCCATGGCCAGTCACCGTCCGTGGTTCAGGAGCTACCCGCCGGATGCCCCGCGGACCCTCGAGCCGTACCCACGCATCTCGGTGTTCGGCATGCTCGAGGCGTCGGCGAGGAAGTACCCGCGCGCGACGGCCATTGCCTGGTTCGGCCGCAAGCTGACGTTCTCGGAGCTGTTCGCCGAGACCGAGCGCTGTTCGGCCGCGCTCGCCGTTCTCGGCGTCGGCCGGGGCGACCGCGTGGCGCTGGTGATGCCGAACTGCCCGCAGTACCTGATCGCGTACTACGCGACGATGCGCCTCGGCGCGATCGTGGTCGGCAACAACCCCCTGTACACGAAGCGGGAGATGGAGTTCCAACTCCGCGACTCCGGCGCCAAGGTGGCCATCGTGCTCGATCTCCTCCATCACGACTTCGCCGACGTGTTCAAGACGGTCGGCCTCGAGCCCGTCGTGGTCGCGCGCCTGAACGACTACATGTCGTTTCCCAAGCGACAGCTCGCGCCGCTCGTGAAGTTCCGCAAGACGCAGCGCTCTCAGGGCAAGCCGTGGCCTCCGGTGCCGAAGGGCGCGCGTGTGCTGTGGTGGGAGGCATGGATGAACGCGGCCGGCCCGGTTCCGCTCGCCGCGCAGGTCGATCCGGAGACCGAACCGGCGGGGTTCATCTACACCGGGGGAACGACCGGCGTCAGCAAGGGCGCGATGCTCTCGCACCGGAACCTCGTGGCGAACGCGATGCAGGGCGCCTCGTACCTGAGCATCGGCGAAGGGAACGAAGCGCTGCTCGGCTCGCTCCCGTTCTTCCACTCGTTCGGCATGCTCGTGATGAACGTGGCCATCCTCCGTGCGGGCAAGCTCATCCCCATCCCGAACCCCCGCGACCTTCACCTGGTGATGGAGGAGATCGACAAGGAGAAGCCGACGTTCGTGCCGGGCGTCCCACGGTTCTTCGCCGCGCTGAACGATTCCCCACTCGCGACGAAGCTCGACCTTCGTTCGGTGACGGCGTCGATCTCGGGGGCCGCCCCGCTCCCCGCGGCCGTCGCCGAGAAGTTCGCCCAGATCACGCATGGCGCGGTCCTCGTCGAGGGCTATGGGCTCACCGAGGCTTCGCCGGTAACGCACGCGAACCCCCTGAAGGGCGTTCGTAAGGTCGGCTCGATCGGGCTTCCGATGCCCGACACGGACTGCCGGATCGTGGACCTCGATGACCCGGACCGAGAGCTCGCCGCGGGCGAACGCGGTGAGCTGTGTGTGAAGGGTCCGCAAGTGATGCTCGGATACTGGAACCGCCCCGAAGAGACGGCGCTCTCCATCCGGAACGGATGGCTGCACACGGGCGACGTCGCGACGATGGACGAGGACGGGTACTTCCGCATCGTCGACCGGCTGAAGGAGATGATCATCGTCTCCGGGTTCAACGTGTATCCCAACGAGGTGGAGGACGCGCTCTACCGTCATCCGAAGATCGTCAAGGCCGCTGTCATCGGCGTTCCCGACGAACGCACGGGCGAGGCCGTGAAGGCGTTCGTGGTGCTGAGGGAGGGCGAGCACGCGACGCCCCAGGAGATCCTCGACTGGGCACGCGATCCCGGGAACGGACTCACGGCCTACCGCGTTCCGAAGCAGCTCGAGATTCGCGAGTCGCTCCCCGAGACGATGATCGGCAAGGTCCTCCGTCGCGTGCTGTCGGAGGAGGAGCGTCGGAGGGCGTCCGCGACGAGCGCGCGCGGGTGAGGTGAGCACGCCGTTCCTCGACCTCGGTGACGGCGTCGAGGTCAGGAAGCTCGAACCCGCCGACGCCGAGGAGATCTACGCGATCGTGGGGAGCGAGCGCGAACGCCTCCAGCCGTGGATGCCGTGGGCCGAAGGTGCCTCGGTCGAGACCACGCGCTCGTTCATCGAGGCGAACATCGCGACGGATGGGTTGGACGCGCTCGGGATCTTCGTCGACGGCGCGTACGTCGGCGGGATCGGAATGCGGCCGGTGGAGCTGCACGGGGACACGGAGATCGGCTACTGGATCTCGTCGACCCACGAGGGGCGCGGGCTCGTCACGCGCGCGTGCAGGGCGCTGATCGACCGCGCGTTCGGCGAGCTCGGTCTTCATCGAGTGACGATCAGAGCGGCACCGAACAACGCTCGGAGCCGTGCCATCCCCGAACGGCTCGGGTTCACCGAAGAGGGCGTCATGCGGGAGGCCGGCCGCACGTCGCTCGGCTACCACGACCTCGTCGTGTACGGGCTGCTCGACCGGGAATGGAAGCGGGAGTGAGCGGGTTCGCCGCGGTTGTCTTCGACCTGTTCGGAACGCTGGTGTACGAGTTCCCCCGCGTGGACTGGGACGAGTGGCTGGAGACCACAGCGGCCGTTCTGGAGGCCGAACCCGAGGCGTTCGCCGGCGCGTGGCACGCGACCGCCATCGATCGCCAGACCGGCGCGGCGGGGGCCATCGACGAAAACCTCCGAACCGTGGCGGCGCGCGCGGGCGCGTGGCCGACGGACGCGCAAGTCGCCGAGGCGCTCGAGGCGCGAGCGGAGCTGTACCGCAAGTGGTTCGTGCCAAGGCCGGGCGCCGAGGAGATCCTTCGCGAGCTCCAGGAAGGGGACATACCGACCGCAATGATCAGCATGTGCGCGCCGGATACTCCGACGCTGTGGCGGGCGTCGGCGCTCGCCGGGTTGATCGACGTCGAGGTCTTCTCGTGCGAGGTCGGACTGCGCAAGCCCGAGCCGGAGATCTACCTCGCGGCAACCGAACGGTTGCACGTCGCATCGAACGCGTGCCTGTACGTCGGCGACGGCGCCTACGCCGAGCTCACCGGCGCGTCGTCGGTCGGCATGTACGCCGTGCTGATCAGCGACCCCGCGGAGGCCGAGATGGAGGCGCTCCGCCCCGAAGCGGAAGAATGGACCGGGCCGACCATCGCTCACCTGAGCGAGATCAGCGCCCTCGTCTTCGGCGACTAGGGCATGCGGTGTCAAAGGCCGCCGTGCGTCTACGGCTTTTGCGCCTTGACGATCACGCTGATGGCCACGCGATCCTGTCGTTGCTGCGGGATGAGCCGGCGCATCAGCTGGACGAGCTCAGTGGTGAACAGCGGGTAGAGCGCCGCCTGATCGATGCCGTACGGCACCTTCTCGCCGATCCAGACGTCGGCGAATCCGACCTTTCGAAGCTTCGTGGCGAAGGCACGCTCCGCCAGGGCACCCGACACTCACCCAGCCCATGCGGCGTCGCTCGTCATGATCTCGGGCGGAAGATCGTCCTCGACGGTGAGGTCTGAAACGCACATCCGGCCACCGGGCCGCAGAACGCGGAAGATCTCGGCGAAGACGCGACTCTTCCGCGGCGACAAGTTGATCACGCCGTTCGAGATGACGACGTCCACGGAGGTATCCGGAAGCGGGAGGTCCTCCATCTCCCCGCGGACGAACTCCGTCCAGTCGGCGACACCTGCTGACCGAGCGTTGTCCGAAGCGCGCTCCACCATCTCGTCGAGCAAGTCGACGCCGATGACCCTGCCCGTCGGTCCGACGCGCCTCGCCGCGAGGATCGAGTCGATGCCCCCGCCGGATCCCAGGTCGACGACGGTCTCTCCAGAGGTCAGACCGGCGTGACGAACCGGGTTGCCAACGCCGAGCGCCCACGTCACCGCGCCGGCCGGCACCTCGTCGAGCTCCTCGGCTGCGTACAGCTTCGTCGCGACGTCCTCGCCGCCGCCCGTGGGGATCTCCTGATAGACGGAGCGAACGACGTTCTTGATCTCGTCTTGGAACAGCAGGTCCTCGGTGCTCATCGCTCCTCCGTCAGAGCTCCTCCAGGAATGCCTCGAGCCGGATCTTGACGTCCACGGGGATCTCCTCCACTTCGTGGGAGCGGAGGAATGCGCGAAGCTCGTTCGCGAACTCGAGCTCCCCACAGCATCGGCGACAAAACGCCAGATGGTTCTCGACGGCCGCCGCGTCGTCCGCGGACAGGGACCGGTCGAGGAAGTCCCACAACCTCCGAACCGCCTCAGAGCACGAGATCATCCTGTCGGTGCTGGTCACGACCCGCTCTCCGTGCTGAGCAGATCCGTCTCGGACGCGTAGGCCCACATCTCGCGCTCGAAGAGCTTCCTTCCTCGGTGAAGGCGGGCGAGCACGGTCCCGATCGGCGCGGCGAGCAGACGCGCGATCTCCTTCGTTGCGTACCCCTGGATGTATCGGAGCACGAGGGGCACGCGGTAGATCTCGGGGAGTCGGTGGAGCACCGCCCGGACGTCCTCCGGACCGAACGAGCGGAGGAAGTCGAGGTGGAGCGTGTCCGAGTAGGGGAACGGGTCCTCCTCGGCAACGGTGCGGTACAGCGAGAAGTCCTCAACGTCGTCGACCGCGATCTCGCTCACCGATCTCGCTTCCTTCCGCAGGCGGTCGCGGAAAACGTTGACGAGGATGGTTTGGAGCCAGGCGCCGCCCGCGTCCGCGTCGTCGAGCGTCTTGTACGAGCGGAACGCGTGAAGCAGGCACTCCTGGACGAGGTCCTCCGCCCCGCGATCGTTGAGACGCCGCGCAAGCGAATACAGCCGGGGCAGCTGCGCGCGGGCCAGTCGCTCAAACGCCTCCTTCGACGCCGCGACGTTCCGGATGTCACCCACCAGGTACTCCAGCCCACGGGCCACGTCCTCACATCGCCTCTCGAAGGAAGGGACGCCGGCCGAGCGGAACTTATTGCATCGGTCCGAAAACGCAATGTGTCGGCTAGCGCATGCGTCGTTGTGGGCGAAAGGGACCTCTCATCCCGAAAGGGGGGATGCAACGGTGGCCACCATCGCGGCTCGGCGCTCGAGCGAACGTGGCGTGGAGCAGTACATGCGGGTCGGCACGTGGATCATGGGCGCGGCGGCGGTCGGGTTCATCGGGTACGCAGTGTTGTTCCTTGTCAGGAACTTCACCGACTCGTTCCTGGAGCTCGGCATCGGCCCGAACGAGGTGGATGTGGGCAAGGACGAGATCGCCGCCTTTAGCCCGGCGCTGTTCCACTACATCGGGCATCTGCACATCGCGGTGTCCGGGTTCATCGCCGCGACGGGCGTGGCAGTGCTGTTCCTGCTGCGGTACGTCAGGCGAGGAGACGTGTGGGCGTGGGTAGGCGCAGTGCTGGCGCCCGTCGTCGGCTTGGCCGTGGCGCTCCCCGCGCACTACCCGAACTCGTTCGACACGCTCGGGCACCTCGGGCTGATCTACCTCGCAACGGGGATCTACGTCGTCGGTGCGTTGATCGCGCTCCGAGGGATCTCTGAGGCGCGTCGAGCAAAGGACTGAGGCTCGCTCAAGCGAGGGCGCCCACGCGCCGTGCGGCGGCGAGGGCGCCCTCGCGTTCGACCGGCGTGAGTTGGCGAAGTGGCGCGCGGACGTCCGGCCGAACCGGCACTCCACGAGCGCCGAGGACCTCCTTCATCGCAGAGATGAACGGCATCGGCGGCGCGAGTAACTCGCGGAGCGTCGTCACATGCTTGCCCGCCTCGGCGCTCCGTTCGTGCACCAGCGCCGAGACGATCTCGGGGAACGCCGTGGCCAGTCCGCTGACGGCACCGGCGGCGCCCTCTCCCAGCCCTTCGAGGACGAGCGGTTCGGACCCCACGAACAGATCGAGCCCGTCGATCAGATACGTACGAACGTTGTCGAACGGCCGATCCGACACTTTGAGCCCGGCGAGATTCGTGGTCGTGTCGCTGAGGCGCTCGATCACGGGGACCGAGATCCGATATCCGGAGCGCGCCTCGAACTCGTAGGGGTAGAACGGCAGCGGGGCGCACGCATCGGCAGCGGCGTGGAGATGTTCGAACAAGGACTCATCGTCGAGCGGGAAGTACGGCGGAGCGATGACCGCGACGGCGTCCGCCCCGATCTCCTTCGCGTGCGTGGACAGCGCGACGGTGTGATCCGTCGTCTGGGCACCGGCGTGGACCGCGACGAGGAAGCCGTCGGGGCGTGCGGAGACGAAGCGCTCCGCCGTGCGCTTGCGCTCATCGACGGACAACAGGATTCCCTCGCCGGTCGTCCCGCACGCGAGCACGCCGTCGACGCCGCCGTCGGCGAGGAACCGCACGAACGAGGCGAACGCCCCGTCGTCGACCGCTGACCCGCCCTCGCGTAACGGCGTCACCGCGGCCGCGATCGCTCCGTGCAGCATTCGCGGATGCTAACGGTTGGTTTCCGTCCTCCCCGCACGGGTACCTTTCGGCATCGTGGAAGCGATGCGCCAGGCAGGGTTGCGCTGTCCGATCTGCGGAAACGGTGTGCTGGCCGACATCGCGTATGACGAGCATCATCCGCCCGTCGATCCGCCGAAGCAGGCACCGGAGAGCGGTGAGGTCGTGACGTTCACGTGTGGTCACGAGGTCGAGGTCGGCCGTCTCGTCGACGCCGCCCGAGACGATCCCAACGTCGAACGCCGAACGTCCGACGACGTCGTCGACCCGGGAACCACAGGGGTGGAGCCGTGATCAGGTCCGAGGTTCCGCCACCGAGCCCACAGCCCGAGCCGTTGCCGCAGCCGGAACCGATGCCGCAGCCGGATCCCGCGCCGCAGCCTCAGCCGCCACCACGACCGGAGCCACAGCCGTCTCCGGCTCCGGAACCGGGACCCGCACCGCCGCCACAGCCGAGTCCGCCGGCGCCCTCACCGACACCGCCGCAGCCGTTCCCGCAGCCCGAACCTTCTCCCGAGCCCCAGCCGCCGCAGCCGAGTCCCGAACCTCCGCCCGGCCCTCCGCCGGACGTCGAGCCGCCGATCCGAGCCTAGGCCGTCGCGGCTCGCCGCGCGGGTGACTCCGCCGTCTCGAACTGCGCTTCCTCCGTGGACCCACTGAGCCCCAGCGTGGATGCGTCGCCGCCGGAGACGATCGTGGCGATCCGGTCGAAGTACCCCGTCCCCACCTCGGTCTGGTGGCGTGTGGCGGTGTAGCCGAGCGCCTCCAGCTCGAACTCGCGCCGCTGCAGCCGGACGTACGCGGGCATGCCCTCGCTGGCGTAGCCGTTCGCGAGCTCGAACGCCGACGCGTTCAAGGCGTGGAACCCGGCGAGCGTCACGAAGAGGAACCGGTACCCCATCGCCGCGAGCTCGCGCTGGAACATCGCGATCTCGTCCTCGTCCAGGTGCTTGCGCCAGTTGAAGCTCGGCGAGCAGTTGTACGCGAGGAGCTTGCCGGGGAACTCCGCGTGGATCGCCTCCGCGAACGCGCGCGCCTCGTCGAGGTCGGGCGTGGACGTCTCGCACCACAGCACGTCGGCGAGCCGCGCGTACGCCAGCCCGCGCGCGATCGCCGCATCGATGCCGTTCCGTACGCGGTAGAACCCCTCCGAGGTTCGCTCGCCCGTGAGGAACGCGCGGTCTCGTTCGTCGACGTCGTTCTGAAGGAGCGCACCGGAGAGCGCGTCCGTGCGGGCGACGAGGACAGTCGGAACGCCGAGGACATCGGACGCGAGACGCGCCGCGGCGACCGTCCGCTCGAAGTGACGCGTCGGAACGAGAACCTTGCCGCCCATGTGTCCGCACTTCTTCTCGCTCGCCAGCTGGTCCTCGAAATGCACGCCCGCCGCGCCGGCCTCGATCATCGCCTTCATCAGCTCGAACGCGTTCAGCGGCCCACCGAACCCAGCCTCGGCGTCCGCGACGATCGGCGCGAGCCAGTACGTCCCCCGGTGGCCCTCGGACCACGCGATCTGGTCGGCGCGTAGCAACGCATTGTTGATCCGCCTGACGAGGGCGGGAACGCTGTTCGCCGGATAGAGCGACTGATCCGGGTACGTGTGTCCGGCAGCATTCGCGTCGGCGGCCACCTGCCACCCCGAGACGTAGATCGCGTCGAGTCCCGCCTTGACCATCTCGACGGCCTGTCCTCCCGTGAGCGCGCCGAGCGTGGCCACGGACTCGCGGCTCCTCATGAGTGACCACAGCCGCTCGGCACCGAGACGGGCGAGCGAGTGCTCGACGCTGACGGAGCCCCTGAGGGCGATCACGTCCTCTGCCGTGTATGGGCGTTCGACGCCCTTCCACCGAGAGCTCGATCGCCAGTGAGTCGTGAGGTTGTCCCCTTCACGACGAGCACGTTCCTGGTGCGTGATGTCGATCATGCCCGCCTCCTTCGAAAAGCGTTCGTTGAACGGCGAGTCGAACGATCCTTGCGCTTGGCGCGGATCGAAGTGGGCACATAAGCAGGCCGTTCGGCCGGCCCGGGCGGTGCCCTAGGAGAGGGCTACCCGGAAGAACGCGGCGAAATTGAATGGCCGCTCAAGCTTCATCGAGGCGAGTCTGCCCCACTCGGCAGGGCCGTGTCAAACAGCCTTGGGTCAGGGGACGATCTTCGAGATGGGGATCTCGAGGATGTCGGTCGCGCCACGTTCCTTGAGGAGTGGGATCAGCCGGTTCACCTGATCCTTGTCCACGACCGTCTCGACCGCGTAGCCACCTTCCTGCAGGCGCGACACCGTGGGCGACTTCATCGCCGGAACGGCGTCGATCACGGCGGCGAGGTCGGCATCTCCCACGTTCATCTTGATGAGCACGCGCCCTTCCGCACGGATCGCCCCGAGGAGCAACGTGATCACGTCGTCCATCGCTCTGCGCTTCGGCGCGTCGGCAGCAGCGTCACGGTTCGCTACGAGGACGGGCTCCGAGGTCATCAGCGTCTCGATGACCTTCATCCCGTGCGCCCGGAGGGTGCTGCCGGTCTCCGTGACGTCGACGATCGCGTCGACGATCTCGGGCACCTTCGCCTCGGTCGCGCCGAACGACCAGACCACGCGAACGTCGATTCCGAGGTCGTCGAAGTACCGCTTCGTCAGGTTCACGAACTCCGTCGAGATCCGGGAGCCCGCCGGCATCTCCTTCGCGCTGTTCGCCGGGTGATCCGCGGGAACCGCGAGGACGACGCTCGTGCCGTGGCCAGGTCCGCTCTTGGCGTACGTGAGGGACGTCAGCACCTCGACATCCGCGTCCGTCTCGGCGATCCAGTCCTGACCGGTGATACCGAGGTCGAACAATCCGTCCTGGACATAGAGAGGAATCTCTTGGGGCCGGAGAAGCGAGACACGATCGATCCTCTCGTCGTCGATCGTGCCGTGGTAGTCGCGGTCCGATCCGCGCCGAACGCGAAGATCGGCCTCCTCGAACAACCGAAGCGTCTGCTGCTCGAGTGAGCCCTTCGGCAGGACGAGGCGCAGCACTACAGCCCCCGGAAGAAGCAGGACCGCTGGCCCGTGTGGCAGGCCGCGCCGACCTGGTGAACGCGCACGAGCAGGACGTCGCCGTCGCAGTCGACGCGGATCTCCTCGACGTGCTGGACGTGACCGCTCGTTTCTCCCTTTCGCCACAGCTCCTGTCTCGACCGGCTCCAGAAAACCGTGCGCTTCTCATCGAGCGTCCGGTCGAGCGACGCACGGTTCATCCACCCGACCATCAGCACGTCGCCGTTCTCCGCGTCTTGGATCACAGCGGGGATCAGCCCGCGCTCGTCGAATGTGAGCTCGTCGAGGGCGACCGTCTCCATCACGACGTCCTCACCGGGATCTGACGCTCCTCGAGATAACGCTTCACGTCGCCGATCGTGAGCTCCTCGAAGTGGAACCTCGACGCGGCAAGAACGGCGTCGGCGCCGCCGTCGGTCAGCGCCTCCGCGAAGTGCTCGACCCGTCCCGCGCCGCCGCTCGCGACAAGGGGGACATTCACGGCATCGCCCACCGCGCGGAGAAGACCGAGGTCGTATCCCTG from Actinomycetota bacterium includes:
- a CDS encoding penicillin acylase family protein: MDEVRAAAEAALPQVDGTIRLSGLQDPVEVQRDSWGVPSIFAASLDDLWFAQGFVTASDRLFQIDAALRAANGRLSEVFGDLTVPQDRFARVLGFNRLGVQEAERWTERSRSMVTRFVEGARAFVASSPAPPVEHALLAFAPELPTDLGSWAAGLAFVAWGLSGNWDRELLRVHLAERFGRDAVGALLPPSPSDPPNVLAGGLAGRLLDALPHVGGQGSNAWVVRGSRTESGKPLLANDPHLLVQQPAAWFELELHAPGYDARGVAFPFAPGIVIGATPHHAWGITNVSGDVQDLSEERLNEDRSAAEFDGAWEPVVVHREEIAVRGGDPVIVDVRETRHGPLLEVETVGVSNIEYVPLDRAYALRWTATEGLLEPSALVDGANAESFEEFRKSLRGLSCPGQNVVYADVNGTIGYQLTGLYPIRRNGDGTVPVPGWTSEHEWDGFVPYEELPWSKNPERGYLVTANNRPHDDAYPHLIGHDFHTSHRARRIVEVIEATEKTSVDDAADLQVDTESIAARELVPRLTAFEPSSDDDRWALELLRAWKGDQRADSVAAAVFNAWVSRIAWIVLDAETNRAAHDRYFARREAFVCRALLQLLEDDVPAWIAGGYSSWAELLRVALREALAVLEADLGVDRAAWRWGAVHRVRFAHPLARMPGLGALFVAAERELGGDEQTVLQASFDARLGFDVVVAPSWRLVVDLSDVEHPRSVLPTGQSGNPASSQWNDQASLWVSGELRPARASRDAGGVTTLRLEPDG
- a CDS encoding long-chain fatty acid--CoA ligase, with protein sequence MASHRPWFRSYPPDAPRTLEPYPRISVFGMLEASARKYPRATAIAWFGRKLTFSELFAETERCSAALAVLGVGRGDRVALVMPNCPQYLIAYYATMRLGAIVVGNNPLYTKREMEFQLRDSGAKVAIVLDLLHHDFADVFKTVGLEPVVVARLNDYMSFPKRQLAPLVKFRKTQRSQGKPWPPVPKGARVLWWEAWMNAAGPVPLAAQVDPETEPAGFIYTGGTTGVSKGAMLSHRNLVANAMQGASYLSIGEGNEALLGSLPFFHSFGMLVMNVAILRAGKLIPIPNPRDLHLVMEEIDKEKPTFVPGVPRFFAALNDSPLATKLDLRSVTASISGAAPLPAAVAEKFAQITHGAVLVEGYGLTEASPVTHANPLKGVRKVGSIGLPMPDTDCRIVDLDDPDRELAAGERGELCVKGPQVMLGYWNRPEETALSIRNGWLHTGDVATMDEDGYFRIVDRLKEMIIVSGFNVYPNEVEDALYRHPKIVKAAVIGVPDERTGEAVKAFVVLREGEHATPQEILDWARDPGNGLTAYRVPKQLEIRESLPETMIGKVLRRVLSEEERRRASATSARG
- a CDS encoding GNAT family protein, whose amino-acid sequence is MSTPFLDLGDGVEVRKLEPADAEEIYAIVGSERERLQPWMPWAEGASVETTRSFIEANIATDGLDALGIFVDGAYVGGIGMRPVELHGDTEIGYWISSTHEGRGLVTRACRALIDRAFGELGLHRVTIRAAPNNARSRAIPERLGFTEEGVMREAGRTSLGYHDLVVYGLLDREWKRE
- a CDS encoding HAD-IA family hydrolase gives rise to the protein MSGFAAVVFDLFGTLVYEFPRVDWDEWLETTAAVLEAEPEAFAGAWHATAIDRQTGAAGAIDENLRTVAARAGAWPTDAQVAEALEARAELYRKWFVPRPGAEEILRELQEGDIPTAMISMCAPDTPTLWRASALAGLIDVEVFSCEVGLRKPEPEIYLAATERLHVASNACLYVGDGAYAELTGASSVGMYAVLISDPAEAEMEALRPEAEEWTGPTIAHLSEISALVFGD
- a CDS encoding methyltransferase domain-containing protein, encoding MSTEDLLFQDEIKNVVRSVYQEIPTGGGEDVATKLYAAEELDEVPAGAVTWALGVGNPVRHAGLTSGETVVDLGSGGGIDSILAARRVGPTGRVIGVDLLDEMVERASDNARSAGVADWTEFVRGEMEDLPLPDTSVDVVISNGVINLSPRKSRVFAEIFRVLRPGGRMCVSDLTVEDDLPPEIMTSDAAWAG
- a CDS encoding zf-HC2 domain-containing protein codes for the protein MTSTDRMISCSEAVRRLWDFLDRSLSADDAAAVENHLAFCRRCCGELEFANELRAFLRSHEVEEIPVDVKIRLEAFLEEL
- a CDS encoding sigma-70 family RNA polymerase sigma factor, translated to MARGLEYLVGDIRNVAASKEAFERLARAQLPRLYSLARRLNDRGAEDLVQECLLHAFRSYKTLDDADAGGAWLQTILVNVFRDRLRKEARSVSEIAVDDVEDFSLYRTVAEEDPFPYSDTLHLDFLRSFGPEDVRAVLHRLPEIYRVPLVLRYIQGYATKEIARLLAAPIGTVLARLHRGRKLFEREMWAYASETDLLSTESGS
- a CDS encoding dihydrodipicolinate synthase family protein, with product MLHGAIAAAVTPLREGGSAVDDGAFASFVRFLADGGVDGVLACGTTGEGILLSVDERKRTAERFVSARPDGFLVAVHAGAQTTDHTVALSTHAKEIGADAVAVIAPPYFPLDDESLFEHLHAAADACAPLPFYPYEFEARSGYRISVPVIERLSDTTTNLAGLKVSDRPFDNVRTYLIDGLDLFVGSEPLVLEGLGEGAAGAVSGLATAFPEIVSALVHERSAEAGKHVTTLRELLAPPMPFISAMKEVLGARGVPVRPDVRAPLRQLTPVEREGALAAARRVGALA
- the aceA gene encoding isocitrate lyase, with translation MIDITHQERARREGDNLTTHWRSSSRWKGVERPYTAEDVIALRGSVSVEHSLARLGAERLWSLMRSRESVATLGALTGGQAVEMVKAGLDAIYVSGWQVAADANAAGHTYPDQSLYPANSVPALVRRINNALLRADQIAWSEGHRGTYWLAPIVADAEAGFGGPLNAFELMKAMIEAGAAGVHFEDQLASEKKCGHMGGKVLVPTRHFERTVAAARLASDVLGVPTVLVARTDALSGALLQNDVDERDRAFLTGERTSEGFYRVRNGIDAAIARGLAYARLADVLWCETSTPDLDEARAFAEAIHAEFPGKLLAYNCSPSFNWRKHLDEDEIAMFQRELAAMGYRFLFVTLAGFHALNASAFELANGYASEGMPAYVRLQRREFELEALGYTATRHQTEVGTGYFDRIATIVSGGDASTLGLSGSTEEAQFETAESPARRAATA
- the hisG gene encoding ATP phosphoribosyltransferase, with product MLRLVLPKGSLEQQTLRLFEEADLRVRRGSDRDYHGTIDDERIDRVSLLRPQEIPLYVQDGLFDLGITGQDWIAETDADVEVLTSLTYAKSGPGHGTSVVLAVPADHPANSAKEMPAGSRISTEFVNLTKRYFDDLGIDVRVVWSFGATEAKVPEIVDAIVDVTETGSTLRAHGMKVIETLMTSEPVLVANRDAAADAPKRRAMDDVITLLLGAIRAEGRVLIKMNVGDADLAAVIDAVPAMKSPTVSRLQEGGYAVETVVDKDQVNRLIPLLKERGATDILEIPISKIVP